TGATCACGGGTCCGGTGCTCATGGCTCCATCATCGTCCGCCGGGCCGCTCCCGTCGCGGTCATTTCCCGGAGCCGGCCCTGAGGTGCCGCCAGACCGCCTTGGCCGCGTTGTGGCCCGACATCCCGTGCACGCCGGGACCGGGCGGGGTGGCCGAGGAGCACAGGAACACCGCGGGGTGCGGCGTGCTGTACGGGTGCAGGGACAGCTTGGGGCGCAGGACCAGCTGGAGGCCGCGGGCGGCGCCGCAGGCGATGTCGCCGCCGACGTAGTTGGCGTTGCGCGCGGCGAGCTGCGGCGGTCCGGCGGTGGCGCGGGCCAGGACGCGGTCGCGGAAGCCGGGCGCGAAGCGCTCGATCTGCCGCTCGATCGCTTCGGTGAGGTCGCCGTCCCAGCCGTTCGGGACATGGCCGTACGCCCAGAAGACGTGTTTGCCCTCGGGGGCGCGGGTGGGGTCGACGAGGCTGGGCTGGGCGGTGATGAGGAAGGGCCGCTCGGGAGCGGTGCCGGAGGATGCCTGCCGCAGGGCGGTGTCGATGTCCCGGCTGCCGGGCCCGACCTGGACGGTGCCGGCGACGCGCGCCTCCTTCGCCGTCCAGGGAACGGGGCCGTCGAGCGCGTAGTCGATCTTGAAGGCGGACGCGCCGTACTTGTAGCCGTCGTACAGGCCGCCGAGGCCCGCGATCCGGGCGAGGGCGGTGGGCGAGGTGTCGAAGACGTACGCGCGGGCCGGCGGCAGGTCGTCGAGCCGCTTGACCTCGTAGTCGGTGTGCGCGGTCCCGCCGAGGTCCTCGAGGTACGCGGCGAGGGCGTCGGAGACGGACTGCGAGCCGCCGCGCGGCATCGGCCAGCCGCCGGCGTGCGCGGCGAGCGCGAAGACCAGGCCGACGGCGCTGGTCGCGAACCCGCCCAGCGGGGCGATGACATGGCCGACCAGGCCGGCGAACAGGGCACGCGCCTTTTCGTCCCTGAAGCGGCGCAGCAGCCAGGTCGACGGCGGCAGTCCGTCGAGCCCGAAGCGGGCGAGGGTGACCGGGTCGCGGGGCAGAGCCGTCAGCGGCAGCGACATGAAGTCCCGTGCCAGCGTGTCCCACTTGCCGAGGTACGGGGCGACGAGGCGGCGGTACGTACCGGCGTCGCGCGGACCGAACGAGGCGGCGGTCTCGGAGACCGAGCGGGACAGCACGGCCGCGGTGCCGTCGTCCCACGGGTGCGCCATGGGGAGTTGGGGATGCAGCCACTCCAGCCCGTACCGCGCGAGCGGCAGGTCCTTGAAGGCGGGCGACCCGGCGCCGAGCGGGTGGACGGCCGAGCAGGGGTCGTGTCGGAAACCGGGGAGGGTCAGCTCCTCGGTCCGCGCGCCCCCGCCGACGGTGGACCTGGCCTCGAAAACGGCCACCGAGTGGCCACGGCGGGCCAGTTCGACCGCGGCGGTCAGTCCGTTGGGTCCCGCCCCCACGACGACGGCATCGAGCATCGACGGCACCTTGGGACTCCTTCGTCAGCCTGCGGCCAGGGCACCCAGGATATTCCTCCCGGCCGGCCCCGACCGGGGCGGGCGGTGGCTATCGGCCACCGAGCAGGTCACGGACCCGCCGTGCGGTGGCCGCGTCCCGGGCCGCGGTGAACGGCAGCGCGTTGCCGCCGGTGATGCGGAACGGCTCCCCCGCGACGGTCAGGTCGGCGCCGCCGGCCTCGTGGACGAGGAGCAGCCCGGCGGCGTGGTCCCAGGCGTACTCCCAGGAGAAGGCAACCCCGTCGAGGGCGCCGCGGGCCACGTCCAGGTACTCCAGTCCCGCCGAGCCGCAGGGCCGCGCGTGCACGCCCTCGGCGTTCAGGCCGAGCAGGGCCTTCTTCTGTTCGGGGGTCGTGTAGTCGGGGTGTGAGGTGGCGACCTCCAGGACCGCGCCGGGCGCGGGCGATCCGGCGTGCAGCGGCGCGCCGTTCAGGGTGGCGCCGCGACCGCGGAAGGCGACGGCCATCTCGTCGAGCGCGGGCGCGTACGTCCAGGACGCGTACACCTCTCCGCCGCGGGCGAGCGCGACGAGGGTGCAGAAGCCGGGCTCGCCGCGCACGAACTGGCGGGTGCCGTCGACGGGGTCCACGATCCAGACGGGGGCGTCGCCGCGGATCGCGTCGTACACCGCCGGGTCGGCGTGCACGGCCTCCTCGCCGACGACGACGGAGCCGGGCAGCAGCGCGGTCAGCGACTCGGTGAGCCGGGCCTCGGCGGCCCGGTCGGCGACCGTGACCAGGTCGTGCGGTCCGTTCTTCTCCAGGATGTCGTCGGCGGCGAGCTGCCGGAACCGGGGCATGATCTCGTCGGCCGCCGCCTTGCGGACGGCCTCCTCCACCGCGTCCGTGCCGTTCCGGAGGAATTCGTCGAATATCGCATCGATCATGCGTCCAGCTAAGCACGACCGCGCGGGTCCACGGCCGTCTCCCCCGAGTGCGCCGCCCTCGCCTCGGCCACGCTGCCGGCGAGCCGCGGTCCGAGCTCCTCCAGACTCTGCGGCTCACCGTCCCCGCGGGAGCCCGCGGCGTACGGCATGACCTCCTGGAACAGTTCGCGCAGTTCGGGGCGGGCGGCGCGGCACTGCTCGTCGCGCCCGTTGCTCGGCACCACCACGCGCACCCAGGGGCAAGCTCCGGCGTCCAGGTCGGCGAGCCTGCGCCGCCATGTCGGGTCGCCGAGGAGCCACGGGTCGAGGAGCAGCACGACCGGGTCCGGTGGCGGCTCGTCGGCGGACAACCAGGCCTCGGACTCCTCCCAGGCCCCGACCGACGCCTCCAGGTTCAGCGAGCGCACCAGGGACGCGGCGACCTCGCCGAGCGGGCGGCGGGAGTCGGGGTGGTACGGGTTCCAGCTCAGCGCGTCCTCCCCGTAGGGGTCGGGGGTGCGGCCGGGCGGGAGTTCGTGCCGCGAGGGCGCGGCGACGACGACGCGGACCCGCTCGGACCGGGCGCCGAAGCCGCCGAAGGCGCTGGGCGAGGCCCGGTAGTCGACCGGGGAGCCCGGCGGGAACGCGCTCTCGTGCGCCACGGCGACGATGCGCTTGGCGAGTTCGTACACCGCGCGTTCGTACTGCTCGGTGTGCGAGCGCGACCTGATCAGTCCGTAGAGTCCGTCGCGGGCGTACTCCTCACCGAACTCGCGGCCCGGCTGTCCCAGTCGCCTGGCCACCGCTGGCATCTGGGAGTCGGGGACCGGAACCCACAGGGCCGGCACGACGGCCTCGACCGCACGGTCCCGCTTCGCCTGCTCGTAGATCGTCCGCTGGCCGAAGGCGTACCACTCACGTCCGCAGGTCTCGCTGGCGAAGTAGCGCGGCGAGTAGAGCGGAACGAAGACGTGGCAGGTGGCCAGCACTTCCCCGAGCCGTTCCGACCAGCCCGCACCGGCCCGGATCTCCCGGTCCATAAAACCGGCCGGGGCTCCGGCCGGGAGGTCCGTCATGGCCATCACGTGGCCGGCCAGGTCGCGGAACAGCCGCTCGACCCACAGGTCGGGGTCGGGTCCGCCACCCGAGACGCGTGGACTGTGCGCGTAGCTCAGGAAGAAGTACGGAGCGGGGGTGTCCGTGCGGCCCCGGGGTGCGACGTACGGGTACGGGTCCTCCGGTCCGTGGTCTTCCCGGTGATGCTTCGTCGTCGTCATCCGCAGCGCCGCCTGCGCCCGCGTCCAGGCCGCCGTGACCGTGGGGGTCTCCTCGGTCTCCGGCCGTACCTCGGCGATCGGCGGGCCCCCGGGGTCGATCTCCGCCTCGCCCCCGGGGGCCGGGGTCACGGCCGTGAAGCGGGAGCGCGCGTGCGGGTTCGCGTCGACGAACCGGGTGATCGCGTCGCGGACCCGCCGCGCGTCCCGCGCGCCGAGCCGGCCCTCGAGCCGCTCGCGGACGCCGGCGCGGAACCGGAGCACGGGGTTGCCGTGGTCCTCCTCGCCGCGGTCGACGGAGACGAGCCCGCCGACGACGACCTCCGCCATGTCGGCCGGGGTGGCCTCGGGGACCAGTTCCTGGCGGACCAGGTGCAGCAGGGCGACGCTGAGTTCGGCGTACGAGGAGCAGAGCGCGGCCAGCCGGACCGCCGTGGTGGAGGCCCGGTGCAGGAAGGACTCGACCAGCTTCTCGCCGTCGAGTTCGGCGTCCTGGAGGATGCCGGGCCGTTCCATCAGGCCGGGCTGCGGCACCAGGACCGCCGCGCAGCCCTCGGGCGCGCCGCGCATCAGGGTGCGGGCCCAGCGGTCCACGGAGCGCGGGGTGAGGGAGACGACGGGCACCGGGACCCAGGGGTCGCGGGCGGTCTCGGCCGCGTACAGCAGCTCTTCGAGCAGCGGAGGCTCGGTGTACGGCAGGCGGACGTTGGCCGCGCCGGGCCGCGGTGGCGGGGCGGTGCGGACGGCCGGCAGGTCGAGGCCGGAGTGCCGCCAGATGGCCGGCGGCAGCGGGTTGACGAGGACGGTCGGGACCGAGCGGGCCCAGCGGTGGATGCGGTCCCAGAGCCGGCTGTCGCCGGTCGCGGTGGCGACGCAGTCGGAGACGACGAGGACCAGGCGGCGGGAGGGCGGCTGCGGTAACGCGGGGGCGGGTGGAGGTTCGGGCAGTCGCTCCGGCTCGGGCTCCGGCTCCCAGGTGTTGATCTCCTGGACCCGCAGGGTGCGGAACACGCCGGTGCTGGCGAGCAGCCGGAGCAGTTCGCCGGTGGTGTCGGCCCAGACGGCCATGGTGGGCGAGCGGTCGAGGACGACCGTCAGGTCGAACCAGCGCTCGGGGGTGGGGCCGAAGACGGGCAGCAGTTCGCCGCTGCGGGCGAAGTCGGCGACGGTGCCGACGATGTCGAGCTGTTCCCGCCGCCCTCTGCGCCAGGGACGGCGCAACGGCCGCAGGGCGGTGGCGAGTTCGCGGGCGCGGGGCAGTGCGGCGGCGCGCGGCAGGGAGACCTTGCGGCCGGTGAGCGCGCGACCGGCCGGGGAGGCGGTGGGCTCGTACACGGGCTGTCGTGGCCGGTCCCGGCCCGGCCCGGCCTCGCGCGGGTCGACGGCGGGCCGTTCGTCGCCGGCCTCGGCGCGGCCCGCCGGGCGTGCGGTCTCCTCCGGCTCGTCCGGCCCCGACCGGGCGGCGAGCCAGAGGAGTTCGGCCACCGAGACGCCGTCGAGCCCGCGGCCGAGCGCGTGGAGCGCTCCGGCGACGGAGTCCAGCTCCGCCGGGCCGGGACGGGCGGCGTCCGGTGGCCCGCCCGGGTCAGGCACCGGAGAGGTCCTTCATCAGGAGCGCGATCAGCCGTTCGCGCTCGCCCCGGCCGCGCACCTTGGCCGCGCTCTGGGCGTCGGCGCCGTGGAGCAGGTGCAGGGTGCCGAGGAGCTGGTCGACGGCCACGCTCTCGCCCGCGGCCACACGTCGTACGAATTCGTTCACGAGCTCCGCCTCGGGTCCGTTCTCGGTCATCTCCAACTGAAGATGCCCACGCACCACTTCACGTATCAGGGCGGCCGTCGGTTTCGGCATCGTGTAGCGCACGCAGCGGCGCAGAAAGGGCGCGGGCAGTTCCTGCTCGCCGTTGCTGGTCATGACGATGAACGGGAACTCGGTGCACTGGACGTGGCCGCGCTCGACCCGGTACTTGTCGGCGCTGTCCCACATCCGCAGCTCGGCCACGTCCTGCCCCTCGCGGAGCAGTTCGGGGATGCGGAACTCGCCGCGCTCCAGGACCTCCAGGAGGTCGCCGGGCAGGTCGAGGTCGGACTTGTCGATCTCGTCGACGAGCAGGGCGCGCGGCCGCTCGGAGGGCAGCAGCGCGGTGCCCAGCGGCCCGAGGCCGATGAAGGCCGCGATGTCGTCGCCGTCCCCGGTGTCGGCTCCGGCCCGGGCCTTCTCCTGCTGGAGCCGGTGGGCGTGGATGCGGCCGAGGGCGTCGTACCGGTAGAGCGCGTCGGCGAGCGTGGCGCGGGAGGTGATGTGCCAGCGCAGCACGGGGCCGAGTGCGAGTTCGGCGGCGACCTGTTCGACGACGGTCGACTTGCCGGAGCCGGGGGTGCCGGTGATCAGCAGCGGGCGACGCAGTGCCAGGGCCGCGTTGACTGCCTCGACCAGGCCCTCGGGTGGCCGGAAGACGCTGGCGACGGGGCGGTTGGGGAAGGTGCGCCAGGGCGGCGGGGCGGGCAGCCGGGTGTCGGGCCGGCTCGTACCGTCGCCCCGGTAGTACGCGTTCCAGGTCATGGCATCCCTTCGGGAGCGGTGTCGTCTCTGCGGGCGGGCGGCGGCCCGTTCCGGAAGGCTCCGCAGAAGCGGAGCCAGTCCGGGTCGTCCCAGACGGCCCGGAGGTCGGCGAGGTCGTCGTCGGCCTCCCGGTCGGCCCAGCGGTCCCGGTAGGCGTACGCGAGCGCGGCGGGCATGGCCCACCACTTGCGGTCGAGGCAGCGGTGGCCGTCCTCGGCGCAGCCGGGGTCGGATCCGGCTCCGTCGTGGGGCCAGAGGAGGACGGGGGTGTAGGCGAGGAGCATGTCGAGCAGGTGTGCGTCGGCGCCGGGGTGGTGGAGCAGGCCGAGCCCCCGGCGGTAGCGGCCGGTGCGGAGCTTGGCGCGCAGCACCTGTGCCTCGGCGACGTCGTCGCGGCCGAGCCAGTCGACGGGGGCGCGCCGGTCCTCGTCCAGCGGGTCGGACAGCACGTCCCAGCGCTCGCCGACGACCCGTTCGATGCTGCGCAGCACCGCGTCGGGGGTCAGGCGGCGGCTCCAGTGGAGTCTCACCTCGTAGCGGATACCCAGAAGCGCGGCGACTCCAGCCTCTTCGGGCCGCCAGTCCAGGAGCAGTCCGGCGGGCAGGGCGACGTCGACGCGTTCCAGCGGCAGGTCGAGCACGGCGCGGTGGTCCTCCGCCCAGGCGACGGCCTCCTCGATGGCGTACTCGGCGCCGGTCCGGTCGGCACCGGGGCAGGGGAAGCGTTCGTGGTGGAGCATCTCGCCGTCACGCAGCAGCCAGGCGTCGAGCTCCTCGGGCCAGTCGTCGGCCAGGGCGGCGTGCAGGCTGACGACGAGAGCGAGCCGCTGGTCCCGGACGCGGCGGGCGGCGTACGCGACGGCGGCGTTGAGTTCGGCGGTGGCGCCGCCGCGGGCGCCCCAGGCGTGCAGTTCGGGGGCGTCGGGGGGCCGGCCGCAGGCCCGGCCGAGGAGGGCGACGAACTTCGTCAGGCCGGGTTTCCAGTCGTCGTCGCCGGAGGGGTGGTTGAAGACGAGCTCGTCGACGATGTCGACGTCGGTGCGGAGCCGGTCCCCGGACGGCAGCCGGCCTTCGGCGGCGAGCAGGGTGTGCAGGGCGTGGCGCATGCGGGCGGTGGTGAGGTCGGCGTCGAGCCAGCTGCGGAGGAAGACGACCGTGCGGGCGGCGACGGCGAGCGCGTCGAGGACGGCGACGGCCCGGGCGCGGTCGGGGCCGCCGGGGCGGGCGAGCAGGTCCTTGCGGGCGGCGGCGAGTTCCGCGCCGTCGCCGGACGGGTCGGGGACGGGCAGGCCGGGGTCGACGGCCCGGAGGGCGGCGGCCAGTTCGTCGAGGGCGAGCCGGCCGCAGAGCGCGCCGGGGGCCCGCCGGGCGCGTGGGTTGCGGGCGATCCAGACGGGAGCCCGGGCGGGTCCGGAGCCGTCGTAGACGAAGGTGGTGACGTCCTGTCCTGGCAGGGTGCCGTCGAGGGCCTGGGCGGCGTCGCCGACGTGGAGGACGGGGCCGTCGGTGCCGTCCGGGCCGCGGGCGATCAGGTCGGCGAGCCCGCGGGTGAAGGACAGGCCGGTGGCGGGCTGGGTGACGGCGGAGGCCATCAGCACCGCGAGCCGGGTACGCCCGTTGCGGGTGCCGCCGGTCAGCTCGTGGACGGCCGGCACCGCGCCGCCCGCGTGGCAGGTGTCGACGAGGGCGACCACGCCGGGTACGCGCGGGTCGTCGGCGGCCTCCGTCAGGAGTTCCCCGACGCCCACCGAGCCCGTCCGGACATCCTCGACGGACTCCTCCGTCATGAGGTGGAGGGCGCTGCTGCGGCCGGGTACGAAGCCGTGCCCGAGAAGGGCGAGGACGAGCACGGCGCGCCGCGCGCCGGCGTGCCGGACGGCGTCGGCGACGGCGGCCCGTACGTCGGCGCTGCGGATCCCGTCGCCGGCGATCAGCGCGGCCCGCCCGTCGGGCAGGCCGGGGTCGCAGCCGCCGAGTTCGGGGTCGGTGAGCACCTCGTACAGTCCGGCGGCGGCCTCCTCCAGGAGGTCGAGGCGCTCCATCCCCCGACACTG
This sequence is a window from Streptomyces sp. HUAS YS2. Protein-coding genes within it:
- a CDS encoding phytoene desaturase family protein, with amino-acid sequence MPSMLDAVVVGAGPNGLTAAVELARRGHSVAVFEARSTVGGGARTEELTLPGFRHDPCSAVHPLGAGSPAFKDLPLARYGLEWLHPQLPMAHPWDDGTAAVLSRSVSETAASFGPRDAGTYRRLVAPYLGKWDTLARDFMSLPLTALPRDPVTLARFGLDGLPPSTWLLRRFRDEKARALFAGLVGHVIAPLGGFATSAVGLVFALAAHAGGWPMPRGGSQSVSDALAAYLEDLGGTAHTDYEVKRLDDLPPARAYVFDTSPTALARIAGLGGLYDGYKYGASAFKIDYALDGPVPWTAKEARVAGTVQVGPGSRDIDTALRQASSGTAPERPFLITAQPSLVDPTRAPEGKHVFWAYGHVPNGWDGDLTEAIERQIERFAPGFRDRVLARATAGPPQLAARNANYVGGDIACGAARGLQLVLRPKLSLHPYSTPHPAVFLCSSATPPGPGVHGMSGHNAAKAVWRHLRAGSGK
- a CDS encoding inositol monophosphatase family protein, with translation MIDAIFDEFLRNGTDAVEEAVRKAAADEIMPRFRQLAADDILEKNGPHDLVTVADRAAEARLTESLTALLPGSVVVGEEAVHADPAVYDAIRGDAPVWIVDPVDGTRQFVRGEPGFCTLVALARGGEVYASWTYAPALDEMAVAFRGRGATLNGAPLHAGSPAPGAVLEVATSHPDYTTPEQKKALLGLNAEGVHARPCGSAGLEYLDVARGALDGVAFSWEYAWDHAAGLLLVHEAGGADLTVAGEPFRITGGNALPFTAARDAATARRVRDLLGGR
- a CDS encoding TIR-like protein FxsC, which translates into the protein MPDPGGPPDAARPGPAELDSVAGALHALGRGLDGVSVAELLWLAARSGPDEPEETARPAGRAEAGDERPAVDPREAGPGRDRPRQPVYEPTASPAGRALTGRKVSLPRAAALPRARELATALRPLRRPWRRGRREQLDIVGTVADFARSGELLPVFGPTPERWFDLTVVLDRSPTMAVWADTTGELLRLLASTGVFRTLRVQEINTWEPEPEPERLPEPPPAPALPQPPSRRLVLVVSDCVATATGDSRLWDRIHRWARSVPTVLVNPLPPAIWRHSGLDLPAVRTAPPPRPGAANVRLPYTEPPLLEELLYAAETARDPWVPVPVVSLTPRSVDRWARTLMRGAPEGCAAVLVPQPGLMERPGILQDAELDGEKLVESFLHRASTTAVRLAALCSSYAELSVALLHLVRQELVPEATPADMAEVVVGGLVSVDRGEEDHGNPVLRFRAGVRERLEGRLGARDARRVRDAITRFVDANPHARSRFTAVTPAPGGEAEIDPGGPPIAEVRPETEETPTVTAAWTRAQAALRMTTTKHHREDHGPEDPYPYVAPRGRTDTPAPYFFLSYAHSPRVSGGGPDPDLWVERLFRDLAGHVMAMTDLPAGAPAGFMDREIRAGAGWSERLGEVLATCHVFVPLYSPRYFASETCGREWYAFGQRTIYEQAKRDRAVEAVVPALWVPVPDSQMPAVARRLGQPGREFGEEYARDGLYGLIRSRSHTEQYERAVYELAKRIVAVAHESAFPPGSPVDYRASPSAFGGFGARSERVRVVVAAPSRHELPPGRTPDPYGEDALSWNPYHPDSRRPLGEVAASLVRSLNLEASVGAWEESEAWLSADEPPPDPVVLLLDPWLLGDPTWRRRLADLDAGACPWVRVVVPSNGRDEQCRAARPELRELFQEVMPYAAGSRGDGEPQSLEELGPRLAGSVAEARAAHSGETAVDPRGRA
- a CDS encoding AAA family ATPase, yielding MTWNAYYRGDGTSRPDTRLPAPPPWRTFPNRPVASVFRPPEGLVEAVNAALALRRPLLITGTPGSGKSTVVEQVAAELALGPVLRWHITSRATLADALYRYDALGRIHAHRLQQEKARAGADTGDGDDIAAFIGLGPLGTALLPSERPRALLVDEIDKSDLDLPGDLLEVLERGEFRIPELLREGQDVAELRMWDSADKYRVERGHVQCTEFPFIVMTSNGEQELPAPFLRRCVRYTMPKPTAALIREVVRGHLQLEMTENGPEAELVNEFVRRVAAGESVAVDQLLGTLHLLHGADAQSAAKVRGRGERERLIALLMKDLSGA